The proteins below come from a single Drosophila teissieri strain GT53w chromosome 3L, Prin_Dtei_1.1, whole genome shotgun sequence genomic window:
- the LOC122616107 gene encoding SOX domain-containing protein dichaete: MATLSTHPNYGFHLGQTQGLEDYAQQSQLQLSPGMDMDIKRVLHYSQSLAAMGGSPNGPTGQGVNGSAGMGHHMSSHMTPHHMHQAVSAQQTLSPNSSIGSAGSLGSQSSLGSNGSGLNSSSGHQSAGMHSLATSPGQEGHIKRPMNAFMVWSRLQRRQIAKDNPKMHNSEISKRLGAEWKLLAESEKRPFIDEAKRLRALHMKEHPDYKYRPRRKPKNPLTAGPQGGLQMQAGAMGQQKLGAGPGAGAGGYNPFHQLPPYFAPSHHLDQGYPVPYFGGFDPLALSKLHQSQAAAAAAVNNQGQQQGQAPPQLPPTSLSSFYSGIYSGISAPSLYAAHSANAAGLYPSSSTSSPGSSPGTITPNGMDGSMDSALRRPVPVLY; encoded by the coding sequence ATGGCCACCTTATCGACACACCCCAATTACGGTTTCCACTTGGGCCAGACCCAGGGCCTGGAGGACTACGCCCAACAAAGTCAGCTCCAGCTGAGTCCCGGCATGGACATGGATATCAAGCGAGTGCTGCACTACTCCCAAAGCCTGGCGGCCATGGGCGGATCGCCCAATGGTCCCACCGGCCAGGGTGTTAACGGATCCGCGGGCATGGGCCACCACATGTCCAGTCACATGACCCCGCACCACATGCACCAGGCGGTCTCCGCCCAACAGACCTTGTCGCCCAACAGTTCCATCGGATCCGCCGGCAGTCTGGGCAGCCAGAGCAGCCTGGGCAGCAATGGCAGTGGTCTGAACTCCAGTTCCGGCCACCAGTCCGCCGGCATGCACAGTCTGGCCACCTCGCCGGGTCAGGAGGGTCACATCAAGCGTCCGATGAACGCGTTCATGGTCTGGTCCCGCCTGCAGCGTCGCCAGATCGCCAAGGATAACCCCAAGATGCACAACTCTGAGATCTCCAAGCGCCTGGGTGCCGAGTGGAAGCTGCTCGCCGAGTCGGAGAAGCGACCATTCATCGATGAGGCCAAGCGCTTGCGGGCCCTGCACATGAAGGAGCACCCGGACTACAAGTACCGGCCACGTCGCAAGCCCAAGAACCCACTGACCGCTGGACCCCAAGGTGGACTGCAGATGCAGGCCGGCGCCATGGGTCAACAGAAGCTGGGCGCTGGACCGGGCGCTGGAGCCGGAGGCTACAATCCCTTCCATCAGCTGCCGCCATACTTTGCGCCCTCCCACCATCTGGATCAGGGCTATCCGGTGCCGTACTTCGGTGGATTTGACCCACTGGCACTATCGAAGCTGCATCAATCCcaggcagcggcggcggcggcggtcaACAATCAGGGTCAGCAGCAAGGACAAGCCCCGCCCCAATTGCCGCCCACCTCGCTGAGCAGCTTCTACTCGGGCATCTACTCCGGCATCTCGGCACCATCGCTGTACGCCGCACACTCCGCCAATGCCGCCGGACTCTACCCATCCTCGTCCACCTCCTCGCCGGGATCGTCGCCCGGAACCATCACGCCCAATGGCATGGACGGATCCATGGACAGCGCCCTGAGGCGACCGGTGCCGGTGCTCTATTAG